Proteins found in one Herpetosiphonaceae bacterium genomic segment:
- a CDS encoding DUF503 domain-containing protein, with protein MIIGSLLLELFIPTSHSLKDKRSVVKSILQRLRNEFNVSTAEVDQQDRWQVAVLGVACVSSDRQYAHQQLQAVVEWVYNNRPDLEVSRADIEIL; from the coding sequence ATGATTATCGGAAGCCTACTGCTCGAACTCTTCATCCCGACCTCGCACAGCTTGAAGGACAAGAGAAGCGTGGTTAAATCGATCCTGCAACGGTTGCGGAACGAGTTTAACGTATCCACTGCGGAGGTCGATCAACAGGACCGATGGCAGGTTGCGGTGCTGGGCGTTGCGTGCGTATCATCCGATCGACAGTATGCCCACCAGCAGTTGCAGGCCGTAGTCGAGTGGGTATACAACAATCGGCCCGATCTCGAAGTCAGCCGCGCCGACATCGAAATCCTCTAA
- a CDS encoding LON peptidase substrate-binding domain-containing protein produces MEQLLALFPLNVVLFPGAILPLHIFEPRYRQMISRCIQLKQPFGVVLIREGEEVGGPVAEPYTVGTTAAIQNVLRFPDGRMLLSAQGERRFRILQIIQDDPYLVASVEMLEDEIPPDAPELAAQVRELYLKHRDAVTHATGVTQPLEELPDDPVALSYLLSDQFRVVNYSKQQLLEADVEERLGAIAEAFDRELRFLPQPPQMPARTSDGPWTLN; encoded by the coding sequence ATGGAACAATTGCTGGCGCTGTTTCCGCTGAACGTGGTGCTTTTTCCCGGCGCGATCCTGCCGCTGCACATCTTCGAGCCGCGCTACCGGCAGATGATCAGCCGCTGTATTCAGCTTAAGCAGCCGTTCGGCGTGGTGCTGATCCGTGAAGGCGAAGAGGTCGGCGGTCCTGTGGCCGAGCCGTACACCGTGGGCACAACGGCGGCGATCCAGAATGTGCTGCGCTTTCCCGATGGTCGGATGCTGCTCTCGGCGCAGGGCGAGCGGCGCTTCCGCATCCTCCAGATCATCCAGGACGATCCCTACCTCGTTGCATCGGTCGAGATGCTGGAGGACGAGATTCCGCCGGATGCGCCGGAGCTGGCCGCGCAGGTGCGCGAGCTCTACCTCAAGCACCGCGATGCCGTGACTCACGCGACGGGCGTGACGCAGCCGCTGGAAGAGCTGCCCGACGATCCGGTTGCGCTGTCGTACCTGCTCTCCGATCAGTTTCGGGTCGTCAACTACTCCAAGCAGCAGTTGCTCGAAGCCGATGTTGAGGAGCGCCTGGGTGCTATCGCCGAGGCGTTCGATCGTGAGCTGCGCTTCCTCCCGCAGCCGCCGCAGATGCCTGCCCGGACCAGCGACGGCCCCTGGACGCTGAACTAG